One part of the Candidatus Flexicrinis affinis genome encodes these proteins:
- a CDS encoding sigma-70 family RNA polymerase sigma factor, protein MARAEQRGYVTYDDILELLEDEGEDLNLDTVLYELDELGIEYRHESELVGMSVLDDTETDYDLDETAPDPMLGDINAVSADDPVGLYFRQMAQEPLLSAADEVDLAKRIEYGKIAAEVMARRGHTLDAERIARYEALVLEGQAAREHLGRANTRLVVSIAKRYMSQGLPFPDLIQEGNVGLMRAVDKYDYKRGNRFSTYATWWIRQAITRALAQKTRTIRIPLHMTERIRQMYRTAQQLEQVLGRRPTAEEIAAEMDVPLETIRGMMDASQHAVALERPVGDDGDTEFGDFIEDQDTLSPVDAAIQHLLEETIEQVLGELTNRQSSILRLRFGLGGGEPHTLEEIANKFGLSRERIRQLEKEALRRLKSPRLSVALRDYLG, encoded by the coding sequence ATGGCACGTGCAGAACAGCGCGGGTACGTGACATATGATGACATCCTCGAACTGCTGGAGGATGAGGGAGAAGATCTAAATTTAGACACGGTTCTTTATGAGTTAGACGAGTTAGGCATCGAATACCGACACGAAAGCGAACTGGTCGGCATGTCGGTGCTGGACGATACAGAAACAGACTACGATCTCGACGAAACCGCGCCCGACCCGATGTTGGGCGACATCAACGCCGTCAGCGCCGACGACCCGGTTGGCCTGTATTTCCGCCAAATGGCGCAAGAACCTCTCCTCAGCGCCGCAGACGAAGTAGACCTCGCCAAACGAATCGAATACGGAAAAATCGCCGCCGAAGTGATGGCTCGCCGCGGTCACACGCTCGACGCCGAGCGTATCGCCCGCTATGAGGCACTCGTGCTCGAAGGGCAGGCCGCCCGTGAGCATTTGGGACGTGCCAACACCCGCCTCGTCGTCAGCATCGCGAAGCGCTATATGTCGCAGGGGCTTCCCTTCCCCGATTTGATTCAGGAAGGCAACGTCGGCCTGATGCGCGCGGTCGATAAGTACGATTACAAGCGCGGCAACCGCTTCAGCACGTACGCGACATGGTGGATCCGTCAGGCGATCACCCGCGCGCTGGCACAGAAGACCCGCACGATCCGCATCCCGCTGCACATGACCGAGCGCATCCGCCAGATGTACCGCACGGCGCAGCAGCTGGAGCAGGTGCTGGGCCGCCGCCCGACGGCCGAGGAAATCGCCGCCGAGATGGACGTCCCGCTTGAGACGATCCGCGGCATGATGGACGCCAGCCAGCACGCGGTCGCGCTCGAACGCCCGGTCGGCGACGACGGCGACACCGAATTTGGCGACTTCATCGAAGATCAGGACACGCTCAGCCCGGTCGACGCCGCCATCCAGCACTTGCTGGAGGAGACGATCGAGCAGGTGCTCGGCGAACTGACGAACCGCCAGAGCAGCATCTTGCGCTTGCGTTTCGGCCTCGGCGGCGGGGAACCGCACACGCTCGAGGAGATCGCCAACAAGTTCGGCCTGAGCCGGGAACGTATCCGTCAGCTCGAGAAGGAAGCGCTGCGCCGCTTGAAGTCGCCGCGCCTCTCGGTCGCCCTGCGCGATTATCTCGGCTAG
- a CDS encoding AAC(3) family N-acetyltransferase has product MSEADTIDPNSLPLTVDSLTEQLAASGLSAGQTVLVHTRMSALGWIAGGPVAVIQALLRVLGPSGTLMMPAFSPDTTEPANWVNPPVPPHWVPIIRQHTPAFDPAITPTFNVGIVAELFRRWPGTLRSAHPEASFAAVGPNAAYLLGGKPSLTYIFDSESPPARLYELDGHVLMLGLDHSKNTSLHMAEYRADLPHKFRKEGVAMYVDGVRQWVSYDFFNLDDSDFSQLGADYEAAHAIVPGRVGRGEAHFTRQRPLVDFAVTWMEQHRR; this is encoded by the coding sequence ATGTCCGAAGCCGATACGATCGACCCGAACAGCCTTCCGCTCACTGTGGACTCGCTCACCGAACAGCTTGCCGCGAGCGGGCTATCGGCCGGACAGACGGTACTGGTGCATACTCGCATGAGCGCGCTCGGGTGGATTGCAGGCGGGCCGGTGGCCGTCATACAGGCGCTGCTGCGCGTACTCGGACCGTCTGGCACGTTGATGATGCCAGCCTTCTCGCCGGACACGACCGAGCCGGCCAACTGGGTCAACCCGCCGGTTCCGCCGCATTGGGTGCCGATCATCCGGCAGCACACCCCGGCATTCGATCCGGCCATCACGCCGACCTTCAACGTGGGTATCGTTGCCGAGTTGTTCAGGCGCTGGCCGGGGACATTGCGAAGCGCGCATCCTGAGGCGTCGTTCGCGGCAGTCGGTCCGAACGCGGCGTATCTGCTGGGGGGCAAGCCGTCGCTGACGTACATTTTCGACTCGGAGTCTCCGCCCGCACGGCTGTACGAACTCGATGGTCATGTCCTAATGCTTGGGCTCGATCACAGCAAGAACACGTCGCTGCATATGGCGGAATATCGCGCGGACCTCCCGCACAAGTTTCGCAAAGAGGGCGTGGCGATGTACGTGGACGGCGTGCGTCAGTGGGTTTCCTACGATTTCTTCAATCTGGACGACAGCGACTTTTCCCAGCTCGGCGCAGACTACGAAGCGGCGCATGCGATCGTGCCGGGACGAGTTGGGCGCGGCGAGGCGCACTTCACCCGGCAGCGGCCGCTGGTCGACTTTGCCGTGACATGGATGGAACAACACCGCCGCTGA
- the radA gene encoding DNA repair protein RadA yields MAKSRTSYVCTNCGRKSAAYLGRCPQCGEFNTYQEVVEEVRKQAANAPQRKAPGAMRAEPQTLRQISGDQGERYFVPMGEVNRVLGGGLVPGSITLIGGEPGIGKSTLLTNLAGLLADTIGTVLYVSGEESAQQIKMRAERLNVTSDSLYLLTETVLENIFEHVARLNPAVLVIDSIQTTYTESLEGSPGLVGQVRECASRLQGLAKSSGVSVFLVGHVTKEGQIAGPRVLEHIVDTVLYLEGDPFQAFRLLRSVKNRFGATSEVGVFEMQGAGMVEVPNPSEAFLAERVVNAPGSCIAVTLEGTRPLLVEMQALTSPTSFGNPRRTPNGVDINRLLLISAVLSKRYGLRLHEQDIFVNVVGGMKISEPASDLAMAVSMASSYFDVPVPADMVIMGEIGLSGEVRAVSQLGVRLNEAAKIGFRKAVVPKMRRAVDGLPKGLELLPVRSLGDALKASGVKG; encoded by the coding sequence ATGGCAAAGTCACGCACGTCCTACGTATGCACCAACTGCGGCCGCAAGAGCGCCGCGTATCTTGGCCGCTGCCCGCAGTGCGGGGAATTCAACACCTATCAGGAAGTGGTCGAAGAAGTGCGCAAGCAGGCCGCCAACGCGCCGCAGCGCAAAGCACCGGGGGCGATGCGCGCCGAACCACAGACCTTGCGGCAGATCAGCGGCGATCAGGGCGAACGCTATTTTGTGCCCATGGGCGAAGTCAACCGTGTGCTTGGCGGAGGCCTCGTGCCGGGGAGCATAACCCTGATCGGCGGGGAACCGGGGATTGGAAAGTCGACCCTGCTCACGAATCTTGCCGGCCTCCTTGCCGATACGATCGGCACGGTGCTGTACGTCAGCGGTGAGGAGTCGGCGCAACAGATCAAGATGCGCGCCGAGCGCCTGAACGTCACGTCCGACAGCCTGTACCTGCTGACCGAGACCGTGCTGGAGAACATCTTCGAGCATGTCGCCCGGCTCAACCCTGCCGTGCTGGTGATCGACTCGATTCAAACCACGTATACCGAGTCACTTGAAGGCTCGCCGGGGCTGGTCGGGCAGGTGCGCGAGTGCGCGAGCCGACTGCAAGGACTGGCGAAATCGTCTGGCGTGAGCGTGTTCCTCGTCGGGCACGTCACCAAAGAGGGCCAGATCGCCGGGCCGCGCGTGCTGGAGCACATCGTCGATACCGTGCTGTATCTGGAAGGCGACCCGTTTCAGGCGTTCCGCCTGCTGCGCAGCGTGAAGAACCGCTTTGGCGCGACCAGTGAAGTCGGTGTGTTCGAGATGCAGGGCGCGGGGATGGTCGAGGTACCTAATCCGTCCGAGGCGTTTCTGGCCGAGCGCGTCGTGAATGCGCCGGGGTCGTGCATCGCCGTGACGCTGGAAGGCACGCGCCCGCTGTTGGTCGAGATGCAGGCGCTGACCAGCCCGACCAGCTTCGGCAATCCGCGCCGGACGCCCAACGGGGTCGACATCAACCGCCTGCTGCTGATCAGCGCCGTGTTGAGCAAACGCTACGGGCTGCGCCTGCACGAGCAGGACATCTTCGTCAACGTCGTCGGCGGCATGAAGATCAGCGAACCGGCCTCCGATCTGGCGATGGCGGTATCGATGGCGTCGAGCTACTTCGACGTGCCGGTGCCGGCCGATATGGTGATCATGGGCGAGATCGGCCTGAGCGGCGAGGTGCGCGCGGTGAGCCAGCTCGGCGTGCGCTTGAACGAGGCGGCCAAGATCGGCTTCCGCAAGGCGGTCGTGCCGAAGATGCGCCGCGCCGTGGACGGACTGCCCAAGGGCCTCGAACTGCTGCCCGTCCGCTCGCTCGGCGACGCGCTCAAGGCGTCGGGGGTGAAGGGGTAG
- a CDS encoding transposase: MVDTAAKSIPDHYNHVALDCHIVMPNHIHLLLSLYERPDANVAPLGVVIGTFKAQVTREVNRIDSAFGRIWQSRYHDHIVRSPDELERIRAYIRFNPVNWQDDTFFVDYT; this comes from the coding sequence GTGGTCGACACAGCCGCCAAATCAATCCCTGACCACTATAACCACGTGGCGCTGGATTGCCATATCGTGATGCCGAACCACATCCATTTGCTTCTCTCGCTTTATGAAAGACCTGATGCCAATGTCGCCCCGCTTGGCGTCGTCATTGGGACGTTCAAGGCACAGGTAACGCGCGAGGTGAACCGGATCGATTCCGCTTTCGGCAGGATCTGGCAATCCCGTTATCACGATCACATCGTGCGTTCACCCGACGAACTCGAACGAATTCGCGCCTATATCCGTTTCAACCCGGTAAACTGGCAAGATGATACGTTCTTTGTCGACTACACATGA
- a CDS encoding transposase, translated as MRRQRKVTGAGFAQTLVLGGLMAPAATRREQQHHAVQVGMPISTQGLEQRFTATAVTFMRQLLEEGLRQTIRSEQQGTVLPSFNGVYISDCSRVEWLATGVKLAVRWELQRGQLEIQLRELRENDQKSAVVDAALPEGALHLNDLGFFKLTRFQRWNEQGVFWLTRFKVGTTVFTTEGEPLDLLQHLKQLPGPQCLPVQVGNQARLSAYLIAAPHPAPSAANADGAAKRTSTAGPTPDLPRQTAFARWTIYLTNIPDLTFDQAHTLARTRWQIELLFKLWKSHGQILRSRTADPCRQLCQGYAKLLAVLVAHWMLLVAGWSLDNLGSLDALRLVRTHTPLLMRAFTCPPLWRVLWLWLTADLRLAARRSKRAKVPLAFQLWQVFDFSWS; from the coding sequence ATCCGTCGGCAGCGAAAAGTCACGGGAGCAGGGTTTGCCCAGACGCTGGTGCTTGGCGGGCTGATGGCCCCGGCAGCGACGCGGCGCGAACAGCAGCACCATGCTGTGCAGGTTGGAATGCCGATCAGTACGCAAGGACTGGAACAGCGTTTCACAGCGACCGCGGTGACGTTCATGCGGCAGTTACTCGAGGAAGGGCTGCGGCAGACCATTCGAAGCGAGCAGCAAGGGACGGTGTTGCCGTCATTCAACGGCGTCTACATCAGCGACTGCAGTCGGGTCGAGTGGTTGGCAACGGGCGTGAAACTGGCGGTACGCTGGGAGTTACAGCGCGGGCAGTTGGAGATTCAACTGCGGGAACTACGAGAGAACGACCAGAAGAGCGCGGTGGTAGACGCGGCGCTGCCCGAAGGTGCGCTGCATCTGAACGATCTGGGTTTCTTCAAGCTGACCCGCTTCCAGCGCTGGAATGAGCAGGGTGTGTTCTGGCTCACCCGCTTCAAAGTCGGCACGACCGTGTTCACCACAGAGGGAGAACCGCTCGATCTGCTGCAGCATTTGAAACAACTGCCCGGACCGCAGTGTCTGCCTGTTCAAGTCGGGAACCAAGCGCGTCTGTCTGCTTACTTGATAGCGGCCCCCCATCCCGCGCCAAGCGCTGCAAACGCGGATGGCGCGGCTAAAAGAACAAGCACGGCTGGACCAACGCCCGACCTCCCCCGTCAAACCGCCTTCGCGCGCTGGACGATCTATCTGACCAACATCCCCGACTTGACCTTCGACCAAGCTCACACCCTCGCGCGCACGCGCTGGCAAATTGAGCTGCTGTTCAAGCTCTGGAAGTCTCATGGTCAGATCTTGCGCTCACGCACGGCCGATCCCTGTCGACAACTCTGTCAGGGCTACGCCAAGCTCTTGGCGGTTTTGGTCGCCCACTGGATGCTGTTGGTCGCTGGCTGGTCCCTTGACAACCTCGGCTCTCTCGATGCGCTTCGCCTCGTCCGCACGCATACACCTCTGCTCATGCGCGCCTTCACATGCCCACCCCTCTGGCGTGTCCTCTGGCTCTGGCTCACCGCCGATCTGCGTCTCGCCGCACGCCGTTCCAAACGGGCCAAAGTCCCTCTCGCTTTCCAACTCTGGCAGGTTTTCGACTTCTCATGGTCTTAA
- a CDS encoding putative DNA binding domain-containing protein, translated as MNPDLLKQGPGPRLAMIEGANAQNIAETLVAFANAEGGLLVVGVSDDGKPIEGTLESEALEDALKAADALCSPTVVTGSWEELMIDGSRAYSLRVPRSIELHSLIDGRVLIRGDAQNRPVGGQELLRLASAKTTGDFEATSLTGATKDDFSKKILDEYMAKRAERTKRPFTGTQDDLLKEIGAVDQTGKPTVAGLMLFTDYPQEWLPQASVVFIKFLGRTPRGENGLAGYIRREELNGPLPRLIESAWNIVWSEMAVGGVVKGLEREDTLEYPQFAVREAIVNAVCHRDYRLKGRRIEIRMYSDRLEVISPGGLPGFITIENIKDEHFSRNPRIVNGLFQWGYIEELGLGIDRMIEVMEQNGRKPPDFDARPYSFAVTLYNERVKQQPPEWSRNTNYRQARALQYIKEHEQITNREFRDLCPGVSAETLRLDLADLVEKGILLKIGSKKGTHYILKVGK; from the coding sequence ATGAACCCTGATTTACTCAAGCAAGGCCCCGGCCCGCGCCTCGCCATGATCGAAGGCGCCAACGCGCAGAACATCGCAGAGACGCTGGTCGCATTCGCCAATGCCGAGGGCGGCCTACTGGTGGTTGGGGTCTCGGACGACGGCAAGCCGATCGAAGGGACGCTCGAATCCGAGGCGCTCGAAGACGCGCTCAAAGCCGCAGATGCGCTGTGCAGTCCCACCGTCGTCACCGGCAGTTGGGAAGAGTTGATGATCGACGGCAGCAGGGCGTACAGCCTGCGCGTGCCGCGCTCGATCGAACTCCACTCGCTGATCGACGGGCGCGTGCTGATCCGAGGCGATGCACAGAATCGTCCTGTCGGCGGTCAAGAACTGCTGCGACTTGCCAGCGCCAAGACCACCGGCGACTTCGAGGCGACCTCGCTCACCGGCGCGACCAAAGACGACTTCAGCAAGAAGATCCTCGACGAATACATGGCCAAGCGCGCGGAGCGCACCAAGCGCCCGTTCACCGGCACACAGGACGACCTGCTAAAGGAGATCGGCGCAGTCGACCAAACCGGCAAGCCGACCGTCGCGGGACTGATGTTGTTTACCGACTATCCGCAAGAGTGGCTGCCGCAAGCCAGCGTCGTCTTCATCAAGTTCCTCGGCCGCACCCCGCGCGGCGAGAACGGCCTCGCCGGGTATATCCGCCGCGAGGAGCTCAACGGCCCGCTGCCGCGCCTGATCGAAAGCGCGTGGAATATCGTGTGGAGCGAGATGGCCGTCGGCGGCGTCGTCAAGGGCTTGGAGCGCGAGGACACGCTCGAGTACCCCCAGTTCGCTGTCCGCGAGGCGATCGTCAACGCCGTGTGCCACCGCGACTACCGGCTCAAGGGCCGCCGCATCGAGATCCGCATGTACAGCGACCGGTTGGAGGTCATCTCGCCGGGCGGACTGCCGGGATTCATCACCATCGAGAACATCAAGGATGAGCACTTCAGCCGCAACCCGCGCATCGTCAACGGGCTGTTCCAGTGGGGTTACATCGAAGAGCTCGGCCTCGGCATCGACCGCATGATCGAGGTCATGGAGCAGAACGGCCGCAAACCGCCCGATTTCGACGCCCGCCCCTACAGCTTCGCCGTGACGCTGTACAACGAGCGCGTCAAGCAGCAGCCCCCGGAATGGTCGCGCAACACCAACTACCGGCAGGCGCGCGCGCTCCAGTACATCAAAGAGCACGAGCAGATCACCAACCGCGAGTTCCGCGACCTGTGCCCCGGCGTGAGCGCCGAGACCCTGCGCCTTGATCTTGCCGACCTTGTCGAGAAGGGCATCCTGCTCAAGATCGGCAGTAAGAAAGGCACCCACTACATCCTGAAGGTGGGGAAATAA
- a CDS encoding alpha/beta hydrolase: protein MSTHLPVTIPGDSPELRRTLEQIHWGLEHEPATAAQIAADLFCTVNRSSPGGREQTVLREADTIALETWRGKPIVVHQWGDAGPLVVMMHGWEMQAGRWSAFVGPLVEAGYRVAAIDAVAHGQSPGERAAMVDFMESIKATVDHLGAPHALVGHSLGGAAVYYGMATLGIPTTRAVLMSTFDRVVYIMEVWVDAMGLPREMLSLMYTHFEKTYGVWSPDYVADSAVPKVAHIPALIVHDRDDEVIPYALGERVAQLWTNARFMTTERLRHFMPLRSPEVVSAVVDFITEGQ, encoded by the coding sequence ATGTCGACTCACCTGCCTGTCACGATCCCCGGCGATTCACCTGAACTGCGGCGGACCCTCGAGCAGATTCACTGGGGGCTGGAACATGAGCCGGCGACAGCCGCGCAGATCGCCGCCGATCTGTTCTGCACCGTCAACCGATCGAGCCCCGGCGGGCGCGAACAGACTGTCCTGCGCGAAGCAGACACGATCGCGCTCGAGACCTGGCGCGGCAAGCCGATCGTCGTGCATCAATGGGGCGATGCCGGTCCGCTGGTCGTGATGATGCACGGTTGGGAGATGCAAGCCGGGCGCTGGTCGGCGTTCGTCGGCCCGCTGGTCGAGGCGGGATACCGCGTCGCAGCGATTGACGCTGTCGCGCACGGTCAATCTCCCGGCGAGCGCGCCGCCATGGTCGATTTCATGGAGTCGATCAAAGCGACCGTCGATCACCTCGGCGCGCCGCACGCGCTGGTCGGGCACTCGCTTGGCGGCGCAGCCGTTTACTACGGCATGGCGACGCTCGGCATCCCGACCACGCGCGCCGTCCTGATGAGCACCTTCGACCGCGTCGTTTACATCATGGAGGTGTGGGTCGACGCGATGGGCCTGCCGCGCGAGATGCTTTCGCTGATGTATACCCATTTCGAGAAGACGTACGGCGTGTGGTCGCCGGATTACGTCGCAGACTCCGCCGTACCAAAGGTCGCGCACATCCCCGCGCTGATCGTGCACGACCGCGACGACGAAGTGATCCCGTACGCGCTGGGCGAGCGGGTCGCGCAGTTGTGGACGAACGCGCGCTTCATGACGACCGAGCGTCTGCGCCACTTCATGCCGCTGCGCAGCCCGGAGGTCGTGAGCGCGGTGGTGGACTTCATCACTGAGGGGCAGTGA